In Pirellulales bacterium, a single window of DNA contains:
- a CDS encoding fatty acid CoA ligase family protein: MATALETAEAVNVARRLRAMARRMPSAVAVAEPHGWRPDGRRQYRQLTFRELDEDSDRLASGLTQMGISPGTRLAMFVPPSIDFVSLVFAMFKAGLVPILIDPRMGGRSLLDCLDEVKPEGFIAVPLVHALRKVPGGRFFGAKYNVTVGRRWWWGGETIAGLRCCGTSPFESRATTAEDPAAIIFTSGSTGPAKGVLYRHRNFDHQVSEIQEFYGIQPGEIDVPCFPLFGLFNAAMGVTTVIPDMDASRPARVDPKKLIETINDWQATQSFGSPAVWDRVGRYCKQQNVRLTTLRRVLSAGAPVPLHVLQRMQSCIHPSGEMHTPYGATEALPVASIGANEVLHETSRRTDAGNGVCVGRKFAGIQWKVIQIVDGPIAELAEAIELPESEIGELIVSGPVVTDRYVTRIDANATGKIADGSAIWHRMGDVGYLDSHGRFWFCGRLAQRVLTAGGTMYTIPCEAIFNRHPEVRRSALVGVGPRGAQQPAIVVELQSGRVPRGAARGRIVNELQTLALSSPLTAGIRHFLIHRSLPVDLRHNVKISREKLATWAARRIGPR; the protein is encoded by the coding sequence ATGGCCACCGCGCTTGAAACCGCCGAAGCCGTCAATGTTGCCCGCCGGCTCCGCGCCATGGCCCGGCGGATGCCGAGCGCCGTGGCAGTGGCCGAGCCGCACGGTTGGCGGCCGGACGGCAGGCGGCAATATCGCCAGCTCACGTTTCGCGAGTTGGATGAAGACAGCGACCGGCTCGCCTCTGGGCTAACGCAGATGGGCATTTCGCCCGGCACTCGGCTGGCGATGTTCGTGCCGCCCAGCATCGACTTCGTGTCGCTGGTCTTCGCGATGTTCAAGGCCGGATTGGTCCCGATCCTCATCGATCCGCGGATGGGGGGCCGAAGCCTGCTCGATTGCCTTGATGAAGTGAAACCGGAGGGCTTCATCGCCGTGCCGCTGGTCCATGCCCTGCGGAAGGTGCCGGGCGGACGGTTCTTCGGTGCGAAGTACAACGTGACAGTCGGCCGGCGCTGGTGGTGGGGAGGCGAAACGATTGCCGGGCTTCGGTGCTGCGGAACGTCGCCCTTTGAATCGCGTGCGACCACGGCCGAGGACCCGGCCGCCATCATCTTCACCTCCGGAAGCACCGGCCCGGCGAAGGGCGTACTCTATCGGCATCGCAATTTCGATCATCAGGTCAGCGAGATTCAGGAGTTTTACGGCATCCAACCGGGAGAGATCGACGTTCCTTGCTTTCCACTATTCGGACTCTTCAACGCCGCCATGGGTGTGACCACCGTCATACCAGACATGGACGCCAGCCGCCCGGCCCGAGTCGATCCGAAGAAGCTGATCGAGACGATCAACGACTGGCAGGCGACGCAGAGCTTTGGATCGCCGGCGGTGTGGGACCGCGTCGGGCGATATTGCAAGCAGCAGAATGTTCGCCTGACGACATTGCGGCGCGTGCTCTCGGCCGGCGCTCCGGTGCCGCTGCACGTGTTGCAGCGTATGCAGAGTTGCATCCATCCCTCGGGCGAAATGCACACTCCGTACGGCGCCACCGAAGCCCTGCCGGTCGCCTCGATTGGGGCGAACGAAGTGCTCCATGAAACGAGCCGCCGCACCGACGCGGGCAACGGAGTTTGCGTCGGTCGAAAGTTCGCCGGCATCCAGTGGAAGGTGATTCAAATCGTCGATGGCCCGATCGCCGAGCTGGCCGAAGCGATTGAACTGCCGGAGAGCGAGATCGGCGAATTGATCGTGAGCGGGCCCGTTGTTACCGATCGATACGTCACTCGCATCGACGCGAACGCGACCGGAAAGATAGCGGACGGCAGCGCCATCTGGCATCGAATGGGAGACGTCGGCTATCTCGATTCGCACGGACGATTCTGGTTTTGCGGACGGCTCGCGCAGCGAGTGCTGACGGCCGGCGGAACGATGTATACCATCCCTTGCGAGGCGATCTTTAATCGGCATCCGGAGGTGCGGCGCTCGGCGCTAGTTGGTGTCGGGCCACGCGGAGCGCAGCAGCCCGCGATCGTCGTCGAATTGCAATCCGGCCGCGTACCGCGCGGAGCGGCGCGCGGGCGGATCGTGAACGAACTTCAGACTCTGGCTCTCTCCAGCCCCTTGACGGCCGGCATCCGACACTTTCTCATTCATCGCTCGCTGCCAGTGGACCTGCGCCACAACGTGAAGATCTCAAGAGAGAAACTGGCAACCTGGGCCGCTCGCCGGATCGGCCCGCGATGA
- a CDS encoding RimK family alpha-L-glutamate ligase, producing the protein MHLVVLASADSWYLNDLRRAAAGQHEIAAVDFGDLVSTIAANQVRVSAKGIDLGDSDAVLVRTMPPGSLEQIVFRMDALGRLEASGLPIINPPRAIEAAVDKYLTTARLAAAGLPVPCTIACQTAEEGLAAFETLGGDVVIKPVFGSEGRGIMRLDDPALARQAFQATARLGGLLYVQQLIPHDGYDIRVLVIGQRMFAMRRRNDSDWRTNVSRGAIAERTELTAEMATMARQAADAVGASLAGVDLLPGRDGRLYAIEVNAVPGWKALAAALDIDVAQVVLEYVQHEVKNRPLARNPKSKI; encoded by the coding sequence ATGCACTTGGTTGTCCTCGCCAGCGCCGATAGTTGGTACTTGAACGATCTTCGCCGCGCCGCGGCGGGCCAGCATGAGATTGCGGCAGTCGATTTTGGCGACCTGGTTTCCACGATTGCGGCAAACCAAGTGCGGGTGAGCGCGAAGGGGATTGACCTCGGCGATTCAGACGCGGTGCTCGTCCGCACGATGCCACCGGGTTCGCTCGAACAGATCGTGTTTCGGATGGATGCACTCGGACGGTTGGAGGCGTCGGGCCTTCCCATCATCAATCCGCCGCGGGCGATTGAAGCTGCCGTGGACAAGTATCTCACGACGGCGCGATTGGCCGCCGCCGGCTTGCCCGTGCCGTGTACCATCGCTTGCCAGACGGCCGAGGAAGGCCTGGCCGCGTTCGAAACGCTCGGCGGCGACGTGGTCATCAAACCCGTGTTCGGCTCGGAGGGACGCGGGATCATGCGGCTTGATGATCCGGCACTGGCGCGGCAAGCGTTCCAAGCGACGGCGCGGCTCGGCGGTTTGCTCTATGTTCAGCAGCTCATTCCGCACGATGGGTACGATATACGGGTGCTGGTGATCGGCCAGCGGATGTTTGCGATGCGGCGGCGAAATGACTCCGACTGGCGGACCAACGTCAGCCGCGGGGCGATCGCCGAGCGCACCGAGTTGACGGCTGAAATGGCGACGATGGCGCGGCAAGCGGCGGATGCGGTCGGCGCTTCGCTCGCCGGAGTCGATCTCCTGCCGGGCCGCGATGGCCGGCTCTATGCGATCGAGGTGAACGCCGTGCCGGGCTGGAAAGCGCTGGCCGCGGCGCTCGACATCGACGTTGCGCAAGTGGTGCTTGAATACGTGCAGCACGAAGTAAAGAACAGGCCACTCGCGCGCAATCCAAAATCCAAAATCTAA
- the mch gene encoding methenyltetrahydromethanopterin cyclohydrolase produces MRYELNKAAELICRRMATEAEALRLRVRSAAGRATVIDCGIEARGGMEAARLLAEACMAGLGRVEFVPGSAELWPGPAVMVRTDAPVAACMAAQYAGWKVHHEQFFAMGSGPMRAAAGKEELFDKIGFRERPDVAVGVLETRQQPPDEVLQSLADACGVGIDRLTVFVAPTASQAGTVQIAARSVETALHKLFELGFDLSRIESGFGTAPLPPVARDDLAAIGRTNDAILYGAEVTLWVRGDDDSLRTIGPKTPSSASAEFGASFIEIFKRYDGDFYKIDPLLFSPAVVTFVNLDTGNSFRFGHALPRVIHRSFAE; encoded by the coding sequence GTGCGATACGAACTTAACAAAGCGGCAGAGTTGATTTGTCGGCGCATGGCGACGGAGGCGGAGGCGCTGAGACTGCGCGTCCGGTCGGCAGCGGGCAGAGCCACCGTGATTGATTGTGGGATCGAGGCGCGTGGTGGGATGGAGGCCGCGCGGTTGCTCGCCGAGGCGTGCATGGCCGGATTGGGGCGGGTCGAGTTCGTGCCGGGATCGGCCGAGTTGTGGCCAGGGCCGGCGGTGATGGTGCGGACCGATGCGCCCGTCGCGGCGTGTATGGCCGCGCAGTATGCCGGTTGGAAAGTGCACCACGAGCAGTTTTTTGCGATGGGATCCGGGCCGATGCGAGCGGCCGCGGGTAAGGAGGAGCTGTTTGATAAGATCGGCTTTCGCGAGCGGCCGGACGTCGCTGTCGGCGTGCTCGAGACACGGCAGCAACCGCCCGACGAGGTGTTGCAATCGCTCGCGGATGCGTGCGGCGTCGGAATCGACCGACTGACAGTTTTCGTGGCGCCGACGGCCAGTCAGGCCGGGACGGTTCAAATCGCCGCCCGATCAGTCGAAACTGCTCTGCACAAGTTGTTCGAGTTGGGCTTCGATTTAAGCCGGATCGAGAGCGGCTTCGGCACGGCGCCGCTGCCGCCAGTCGCGCGCGACGATCTGGCGGCCATCGGCCGAACGAACGACGCGATTCTGTACGGCGCGGAGGTGACGCTGTGGGTTCGCGGCGACGACGACAGCTTGCGCACGATCGGCCCGAAGACTCCCAGCAGCGCGTCGGCCGAGTTCGGCGCTTCCTTCATCGAAATCTTCAAGCGCTATGACGGCGATTTCTACAAAATCGATCCACTGCTGTTCAGCCCGGCCGTTGTGACCTTCGTTAATCTCGACACGGGCAACTCGTTTCGCTTTGGCCACGCGCTGCCGCGCGTAATCCACCGGTCGTTCGCGGAGTGA